A DNA window from Micromonospora sp. NBC_01739 contains the following coding sequences:
- a CDS encoding YbaB/EbfC family nucleoid-associated protein, with protein MDVQALRARADELMAQFERMRSGVGDLQQQLKTVKATVTSDDGLVTVTVGPRGQVTKVEFDPRIYRRPNSKELSATVTETIHRATAKVMGEVERLLQPYVPDSQFQAYIDHDLDGIFRQLDSDLPGEDKR; from the coding sequence ATGGACGTACAGGCGCTGCGCGCTCGTGCCGACGAGCTGATGGCCCAGTTCGAGCGGATGCGCTCCGGGGTCGGCGACCTTCAGCAGCAGCTCAAGACGGTGAAGGCGACGGTCACCTCCGACGACGGTCTGGTCACCGTCACCGTCGGGCCGCGCGGTCAGGTGACGAAGGTCGAGTTCGACCCGCGCATCTACCGCCGCCCGAACTCCAAGGAACTGTCCGCCACGGTCACCGAGACCATCCACCGCGCCACCGCAAAGGTGATGGGCGAGGTCGAGCGACTGCTCCAGCCGTACGTGCCGGACAGCCAGTTCCAGGCCTACATCGACCACGACCTGGACGGCATCTTCCGCCAGTTGGACAGTGACCTGCCCGGGGAGGACAAGCGATGA